In Streptomyces sp. NBC_00878, a single window of DNA contains:
- a CDS encoding MOSC domain-containing protein, producing MKLLSLNLGRPKSVDYTDQAEGVTGIDKRPVDGPVRVFAPGPKGVGASGLAGDSVCELRHHGGDHQAVYAVAREDLDDWEHTLGRPLACGMFGENLTTEGLDVSGARIGERWRVGSGVVLEVTSGRIPCLTFQGHLGEKGWVKRFTEKGAPGAYLRVIEPGEVRAGDPIEIVHRPDHEVTVALQFRAVTTERGLLPQMLEAGDALHPETLEKARTYVEKYGGGTERPV from the coding sequence ATGAAGCTTCTGTCTTTGAATCTGGGCCGCCCCAAATCCGTCGACTACACGGACCAGGCGGAGGGGGTGACCGGGATCGACAAGCGGCCGGTGGACGGGCCCGTGCGGGTGTTCGCGCCCGGGCCCAAGGGGGTCGGCGCGAGTGGTCTCGCCGGGGACTCGGTGTGCGAGTTGCGGCACCACGGCGGCGATCACCAGGCCGTGTACGCCGTCGCGCGCGAGGATCTCGATGACTGGGAGCACACGCTGGGACGGCCGCTGGCCTGCGGAATGTTCGGGGAGAACCTCACGACGGAGGGGCTCGACGTGTCCGGCGCGAGGATCGGGGAGCGCTGGCGGGTCGGCTCCGGGGTCGTTCTGGAGGTCACCTCCGGGAGGATTCCCTGTCTCACCTTCCAGGGCCATCTGGGTGAGAAGGGATGGGTCAAGCGGTTCACCGAGAAGGGGGCGCCCGGTGCGTATCTGCGGGTGATCGAGCCGGGTGAGGTACGGGCGGGCGACCCGATCGAGATCGTCCACCGGCCGGACCACGAAGTGACCGTTGCCCTCCAGTTCCGCGCGGTCACGACCGAACGGGGCCTGCTGCCACAGATGCTGGAGGCGGGGGACGCGCTGCATCCGGAGACGCTGGAGAAGGCACGGACGTACGTGGAGAAGTACGGCGGGGGCACGGAGCGACCGGTCTGA
- a CDS encoding response regulator transcription factor: MTSVLVCDDSPLAREALRRAVATVPGVERVTTAANGEEVLRRWGADRSDLILMDVRMPGLGGVETVRRLLSADPGARIIMLTVAEDLDGVALAVAAGARGYLHKDASRAELRATVTQALADPTWRLAPRRLRSAEMGAAPTLTAREIQVLEGMSHGRSNAEIGRELFLSEDTVKTHARRLFKKLGASDRAHAVALGFRWGLVR; the protein is encoded by the coding sequence ATGACATCCGTCCTCGTCTGCGACGACTCCCCGCTTGCCCGAGAGGCGCTCCGCCGTGCGGTGGCGACCGTGCCCGGCGTAGAGCGCGTGACCACGGCGGCCAACGGCGAGGAAGTCCTCCGCCGCTGGGGTGCCGACCGTTCGGACCTGATTCTGATGGACGTACGCATGCCCGGTCTGGGCGGCGTGGAGACGGTCCGGCGGCTGCTGTCCGCCGACCCCGGTGCGCGCATCATCATGCTCACCGTCGCCGAGGACCTGGACGGTGTCGCGCTCGCGGTCGCCGCCGGTGCCCGCGGCTATCTCCACAAGGACGCCTCCCGCGCGGAGCTGCGTGCGACCGTCACCCAGGCCCTCGCCGACCCGACCTGGCGGCTCGCGCCGCGCAGACTGAGGTCGGCCGAGATGGGCGCCGCGCCGACGCTCACCGCGCGTGAGATTCAGGTCCTGGAGGGCATGAGCCACGGCCGGTCGAACGCGGAGATCGGCCGTGAGCTGTTCCTCTCCGAGGACACGGTCAAGACCCACGCGCGGCGGCTCTTCAAGAAGCTCGGCGCCTCGGACCGCGCGCACGCGGTGGCGCTCGGGTTCCGATGGGGCCTGGTCCGCTAG
- a CDS encoding LysR family transcriptional regulator, giving the protein MIEARHLRVLRAVCATGSFSAAGRELGCTQPAVSQQMKALEASVGTPLLIRTGREMRLTQAGEALVRHAAGIIAGLTAAEEEVAAIAGLRAGRVRLVSFPSGSSTLVPTALAALRAAHPGTRVSLEEAEPPRSVEMLREGDCDVTLAFRHEGAAGAEEWDDLVVRPLLKDRLVGLVPAGHRLARARSVAIGELADEPWIAGCPRCRGQLVEVCERAGFTPRIDFATDDYPAVVGLVGAGLGVAVLPELAIESVRPKGARMVMVEPALRREIVALTLPDLAQVPAVAATLDQLAVAAAR; this is encoded by the coding sequence ATGATCGAGGCCCGCCATCTCCGTGTGCTGCGCGCCGTCTGCGCCACCGGCTCCTTCTCGGCGGCGGGGCGCGAACTGGGCTGCACCCAGCCCGCCGTCAGCCAGCAGATGAAGGCCCTCGAAGCCTCCGTCGGCACCCCTCTGCTGATCCGCACGGGCCGCGAGATGCGCCTGACCCAGGCCGGCGAGGCTCTCGTACGGCATGCCGCGGGCATCATCGCCGGGCTGACGGCCGCCGAGGAGGAGGTCGCCGCGATCGCGGGCCTGCGCGCGGGCCGCGTGCGCCTGGTGTCGTTCCCCAGCGGCAGTTCCACGCTCGTACCGACCGCGCTCGCCGCCCTGCGCGCCGCGCACCCCGGCACACGCGTCTCCCTGGAGGAGGCCGAGCCGCCCCGCTCGGTCGAGATGCTGCGCGAGGGCGACTGCGACGTGACCCTCGCCTTCCGGCACGAGGGCGCGGCGGGCGCCGAGGAGTGGGACGACCTGGTCGTACGGCCCCTGCTCAAGGACCGGCTCGTCGGCCTGGTCCCCGCGGGGCACCGGCTGGCCCGGGCACGGTCGGTCGCCATCGGCGAACTCGCCGACGAGCCGTGGATCGCCGGTTGCCCCCGCTGCCGCGGCCAGCTGGTAGAGGTCTGCGAGCGCGCGGGCTTCACGCCCCGTATCGACTTCGCGACCGACGACTACCCGGCCGTGGTCGGCCTGGTCGGAGCGGGTCTCGGGGTCGCGGTCCTGCCGGAGCTCGCCATCGAGTCCGTACGCCCCAAGGGTGCGCGCATGGTGATGGTCGAACCCGCGCTGCGGCGGGAGATCGTCGCGCTCACGCTGCCGGACCTGGCCCAGGTACCCGCGGTGGCGGCCACGCTGGATCAGCTGGCCGTGGCCGCGGCGCGCTGA
- the guaB gene encoding IMP dehydrogenase: MTANVDGVPEKFATLGLTYDDVLLLPGASDVLPGAVDTSSRISRNVRVNIPLLSAAMDKVTESRMAIAMARQGGVGVLHRNLSIEDQVNQVDLVKRSESGMVTDPITVHPDATLAEADALCAKFRISGVPVTDGNKKLLGIVTNRDMAFETDRSRQVREVMTPMPLVTGKVGISGNDAMQLLRRHKIEKLPLVDDAGILKGLITVKDFVKAEKYPNAAKDGEGRLLVGAAVGASPEALERAQALAEAGVDFLIVDTSHGHNSNALNWMAKIKSSVGVDVIGGNVATRDGAQALIDAGVDGVKVGVGPGSICTTRVVAGIGVPQVTAIYEAALAARAAGVPVIGDGGLQYSGDIGKALAAGADTVMLGSLLAGCEESPGELLFINGKQFKSYRGMGSLGAMQSRGQGRSYSKDRYFQAEVASDDKLVPEGIEGQVPYRGPLANVLHQLVGGLRQTMGYVGAASIDEMETKGRFVRITSAGLKESHPHDIQMTVEAPNYSRNQ; the protein is encoded by the coding sequence ATGACTGCAAACGTCGACGGAGTGCCCGAGAAATTCGCGACACTCGGGCTGACCTACGACGACGTGCTGCTGCTGCCGGGCGCTTCTGACGTGCTGCCGGGCGCGGTCGACACCTCGTCCCGCATCTCCCGCAACGTGCGCGTGAACATCCCGCTGCTGTCGGCGGCGATGGACAAGGTGACCGAGTCGCGCATGGCGATCGCCATGGCCCGCCAGGGCGGCGTCGGCGTACTGCACCGGAACCTGTCCATCGAGGACCAGGTCAACCAGGTCGACCTCGTGAAGCGCTCCGAGTCCGGCATGGTCACCGACCCGATCACGGTGCACCCGGACGCGACGCTCGCCGAGGCCGACGCCCTGTGCGCCAAGTTCCGCATCAGCGGCGTACCGGTCACCGACGGCAACAAGAAGCTGCTCGGCATCGTCACCAACCGCGACATGGCCTTCGAGACCGACCGCTCCCGTCAGGTGCGCGAGGTCATGACCCCGATGCCCCTGGTCACCGGCAAGGTCGGCATCTCCGGCAACGACGCCATGCAGCTGCTCCGCCGCCACAAGATCGAGAAGCTTCCGCTGGTCGACGACGCGGGCATCCTCAAGGGCCTCATCACGGTCAAGGACTTCGTGAAGGCCGAGAAGTACCCGAACGCGGCGAAGGACGGCGAGGGCCGTCTCCTCGTGGGTGCCGCGGTCGGCGCGAGCCCCGAGGCGCTGGAGCGGGCGCAGGCGCTCGCCGAGGCCGGTGTGGACTTCCTGATCGTCGACACCTCGCACGGGCACAACAGCAACGCCCTCAACTGGATGGCGAAGATCAAGTCGAGCGTCGGCGTCGACGTGATCGGCGGGAACGTCGCCACCCGTGACGGCGCCCAGGCCCTGATCGACGCCGGTGTCGACGGCGTCAAGGTCGGCGTGGGCCCCGGCTCGATCTGTACCACCCGCGTGGTCGCCGGCATCGGTGTCCCGCAGGTCACGGCCATCTACGAAGCGGCCCTCGCGGCCCGCGCCGCCGGTGTCCCGGTGATCGGCGACGGCGGACTGCAGTACTCCGGAGACATCGGCAAGGCACTGGCCGCCGGCGCCGACACGGTGATGCTGGGCAGCCTCCTCGCCGGCTGCGAGGAGTCGCCCGGCGAGCTGCTCTTCATCAACGGCAAGCAGTTCAAGTCGTACCGCGGCATGGGCTCGCTCGGTGCCATGCAGTCCCGCGGCCAGGGCAGGTCGTACTCGAAGGACCGCTACTTCCAGGCCGAGGTGGCCTCCGACGACAAGCTCGTGCCCGAGGGCATCGAGGGCCAGGTGCCCTACCGCGGCCCGCTGGCCAACGTGCTGCACCAGCTCGTCGGCGGTCTGCGCCAGACCATGGGTTATGTCGGCGCCGCCTCCATCGACGAGATGGAGACCAAGGGCCGCTTCGTTCGGATCACGTCGGCGGGCCTCAAGGAGAGCCACCCGCACGACATCCAGATGACGGTCGAGGCACCGAACTACAGCCGCAACCAGTAG
- a CDS encoding sigma-70 family RNA polymerase sigma factor, with amino-acid sequence MRDDEAATAQGAIGALVHRAVDGDEQATHDLLAHVHPLALRYCRTRLSRLPGDARHFVEDLAQEVCVAVLLALPRYKDTGRPFEAFVFAIAAHKVADLQRAAMRHPGSTAVPSDEMPERPDDSLGPEERALLSSDAEWAKKLMANLPENQRELLLLRIAVGLTAEETGQMLGMSPGAVRVAQHRALSRLRALAEQ; translated from the coding sequence ATGCGCGACGACGAGGCGGCCACTGCCCAAGGGGCAATTGGTGCGCTCGTACATCGCGCGGTCGACGGCGACGAGCAGGCCACGCACGACCTGCTCGCCCATGTCCACCCCCTCGCGCTGCGCTACTGCCGTACGCGACTGTCCCGACTGCCGGGCGACGCACGGCACTTCGTGGAGGACCTGGCCCAGGAGGTCTGTGTCGCGGTGCTCCTCGCGCTGCCGCGGTACAAGGACACCGGGCGCCCCTTCGAAGCGTTCGTCTTCGCCATCGCCGCGCACAAGGTCGCCGATCTGCAGCGTGCCGCGATGCGCCATCCCGGCTCGACGGCGGTGCCGTCGGACGAGATGCCCGAGCGGCCGGACGACTCGCTCGGCCCCGAGGAGCGTGCCCTCCTCAGCAGCGACGCCGAGTGGGCCAAGAAGCTCATGGCCAACCTCCCCGAGAACCAGCGGGAGCTTCTCCTGCTGAGGATCGCGGTAGGCCTCACGGCTGAGGAGACGGGCCAGATGCTGGGCATGTCACCGGGCGCGGTCCGGGTCGCCCAGCACCGGGCGCTGAGCCGCTTGCGGGCTCTGGCGGAGCAGTAG
- a CDS encoding WhiB family transcriptional regulator: protein MADFSRLPGPNADLWDWQLLAACRGVDSSLFFHPEGERGAARSARENSAKEVCMRCPVRAECAAHALAVREPYGVWGGLTEDEREELMGRARNRLVSASTSASGGGTPPHH, encoded by the coding sequence ATGGCAGATTTCTCCCGCCTTCCCGGACCGAACGCGGATCTGTGGGACTGGCAGCTCCTCGCGGCCTGCCGCGGGGTCGACAGCTCGCTCTTCTTCCACCCGGAAGGCGAGCGCGGTGCGGCACGGAGCGCTCGTGAGAACTCGGCCAAGGAGGTCTGCATGAGGTGCCCGGTACGCGCGGAGTGCGCGGCGCACGCCCTGGCGGTGCGCGAGCCGTACGGCGTGTGGGGCGGCCTCACCGAGGACGAGCGCGAGGAACTCATGGGGCGGGCACGCAACCGCCTGGTCTCGGCGTCGACGTCGGCGTCCGGCGGGGGCACTCCGCCACACCACTGA